A stretch of Brassica napus cultivar Da-Ae chromosome C6, Da-Ae, whole genome shotgun sequence DNA encodes these proteins:
- the LOC125588477 gene encoding uncharacterized protein LOC125588477, whose translation MAPYEALYGRPCRTPLCWTEVGERREIEPAMVQETVEQVEMLKMRLREAHDRQKSYADKRRKDLEFQVGDLVYLKMRTFQGGSKTRKLKKLKPRYMGPYPILERIGAVAYRLDLSEELSDFHDVFHVSVLRKVVREPELILQQPPSDLGRNLRAPCQPVELLDRQVRADDGMMTMLVKVRWERDGIQEETWESEPQMRIDYPELFRVDIGHDSL comes from the coding sequence ATGGCACCATATGAGGCTCTTTATGGTAGGCCTTGTCGCACACCGCTTTGTTGGACCGAAGTGGGGGAGCGACGTGAGATAGAACCTGCAATGGTTCAAGAGACAGTTGAGCAGGTTGAGATGCTTAAGATGCGGCTTAGGGAAGCCCATGACCGTcagaagagttatgcagataAGCGGCGTAAAGATTTGGAGTTCCAGGTTGGCGACCTGGTATACCTGAAAATGAGGACATTTCAGGGAGGATCTAAGACTCGGAAGCTGAAGAAGCTTAAACCGAGATATATGGGACCATATCCCATTTTGGAGCGAATTGGAGCAGTTGCTTACCGATTGGATTTATCCGAAGAGTTATCAGATTTCCATGACgtgtttcatgtttctgttttgaggAAAGTCGTGAGAGAACCGGAGCTCATTTTGCAGCAGCCGCCCAGTGACCTTGGTAGGAATTTGCGTGCGCCGTGTCAGCCAGTAGAGCTATTGGATCGCCAAGTGAGAGCAGATGATGGTATGATGACTATGTTGGTCAAAGTTCGTTGGGAGAGAGATGGTATTCAGGAGGAGACTTGGGAGTCCGAGCCCCAGATGAGGATTGATTATCCGGAGCTTTTCCGGGTTGACATTGGGCATGACAGCTTATGA